In one window of Azotobacter salinestris DNA:
- the dnaX gene encoding DNA polymerase III subunit gamma/tau, with product MSYQVLARKWRPRSFREMVGQTHVLKALINALDSQRLHHAYLFTGTRGVGKTTIARIIAKCLNCETGISSIPCGQCSVCREIDEGRFVDLIEVDAASRTKVEDTRELLDNVQYAPSRGRFKVYLIDEVHMLSSHSFNALLKTLEEPPPHVKFLLATTDPQKLPVTILSRCLQFALKSMPPERVVEHLTHVLGAEGIPFESDALWLLGRAADGSMRDAMSLTDQAIAFGEGRVLAADVRAMLGTLDHGQVYGVLQALLEGDARAMLEAVRQLAEQGPDWSGVLAELLNVLHRVAIAQALPEAVDNGQGDRERVLALAQALPAEDVQFYYQMGLIGRRDLPLAPDPRGGFEMVLLRMLAFRPADVGGAPGRPLKDQGIRSATADSPSDPVAETDSAQSPAVSAAVSGESSAMAAPAFAEPIEPVSPPEPRLPAGAPDLPWEEPSQAAGALVSKSAAMLVGGMATAPVAEKTERAPESAVSDQPSPPARASLACERSTAPAADRAPERMPAPVTGEEPPPADDDYYEVDAEEVDVEAYAYLDAFPVEEPLPAKPEPEAEPAVAPATGLAAEWLELFQRLRLAGMTANIAANCTLVKAEGDHWVLHLDPAQAALFNSTQQRRLNEALNQHHGRTLKLDIELRKPEQETPAQAAARRRAERQRQAEASIQDDPLIRQLIQQFAAVIRDGTIEPLNT from the coding sequence ATGAGTTATCAGGTTCTTGCACGTAAATGGCGTCCCCGCTCGTTCCGAGAAATGGTCGGCCAGACCCATGTGCTCAAGGCACTGATCAATGCCCTCGACAGTCAGCGCCTGCACCATGCCTATCTGTTCACCGGCACCCGCGGGGTGGGCAAGACCACGATCGCGCGGATCATCGCCAAGTGCCTGAATTGCGAGACCGGCATCAGCTCTATCCCCTGCGGACAATGTTCGGTCTGCCGTGAAATCGACGAGGGGCGTTTCGTCGATCTCATCGAGGTCGATGCTGCCAGCCGCACCAAGGTGGAGGACACCCGCGAGCTGCTCGACAACGTGCAGTACGCGCCAAGCCGTGGACGCTTCAAGGTCTACCTGATCGACGAAGTGCACATGCTTTCCAGCCACTCGTTCAACGCGCTGCTGAAGACCCTCGAGGAGCCACCGCCTCACGTCAAGTTCCTGCTGGCGACCACCGATCCGCAGAAGCTGCCTGTCACCATCCTGTCTCGCTGTCTGCAGTTCGCTCTGAAGAGTATGCCGCCAGAGCGGGTGGTCGAGCACCTGACCCACGTGCTTGGCGCGGAAGGCATTCCCTTCGAGTCGGATGCCCTCTGGTTGCTCGGTCGTGCTGCCGACGGTTCGATGCGCGATGCCATGAGCCTGACCGATCAGGCCATCGCCTTCGGCGAGGGCAGGGTGCTCGCCGCCGATGTGCGAGCCATGCTCGGAACCCTCGATCACGGTCAGGTCTATGGTGTGCTGCAGGCGCTGCTGGAGGGCGATGCCCGGGCCATGCTCGAAGCGGTGCGCCAGTTGGCCGAGCAGGGGCCGGACTGGAGCGGTGTGCTGGCGGAGCTGCTCAACGTGCTGCATCGGGTGGCCATTGCCCAGGCGCTGCCGGAGGCGGTGGACAACGGCCAGGGCGACCGCGAGCGGGTGCTGGCCCTCGCCCAGGCGCTGCCGGCCGAAGATGTGCAATTCTATTACCAGATGGGCCTGATCGGCCGTCGCGATCTGCCGCTGGCGCCGGACCCGCGCGGTGGTTTCGAGATGGTGCTGCTGCGCATGCTGGCGTTCCGTCCGGCGGATGTCGGCGGAGCGCCCGGCAGGCCGCTAAAGGATCAGGGAATCCGCTCGGCCACGGCTGATTCCCCATCCGATCCTGTGGCAGAGACTGACTCTGCACAGTCGCCTGCCGTCTCCGCGGCTGTATCGGGCGAAAGTTCGGCCATGGCTGCTCCGGCGTTTGCCGAACCGATCGAGCCTGTATCGCCGCCAGAGCCAAGGTTGCCTGCCGGAGCTCCCGATCTGCCATGGGAGGAGCCTTCGCAGGCTGCCGGCGCTCTCGTCTCGAAGTCGGCTGCGATGCTGGTCGGTGGCATGGCCACTGCGCCTGTGGCGGAGAAAACGGAGAGGGCTCCCGAAAGTGCCGTATCGGATCAGCCGAGTCCGCCGGCTCGAGCCTCCTTGGCGTGCGAGAGGTCAACGGCTCCTGCCGCCGATCGCGCGCCGGAAAGGATGCCTGCGCCGGTCACGGGGGAAGAGCCTCCTCCGGCGGACGATGACTATTATGAAGTGGATGCCGAGGAGGTGGATGTCGAGGCCTACGCCTACCTCGATGCCTTTCCCGTCGAGGAGCCGCTTCCGGCGAAGCCGGAGCCCGAAGCCGAGCCCGCGGTAGCGCCGGCCACCGGCCTTGCGGCCGAATGGCTCGAACTTTTCCAGCGCCTGAGACTGGCCGGCATGACAGCCAACATCGCAGCCAACTGTACCCTGGTGAAGGCCGAAGGCGACCATTGGGTGCTGCATCTGGATCCGGCGCAGGCCGCACTGTTCAACAGTACCCAGCAGCGGCGCCTGAACGAGGCTTTGAACCAGCATCATGGGCGTACGCTCAAGCTGGACATCGAATTGCGCAAGCCGGAGCAGGAAACTCCAGCCCAGGCGGCGGCACGGCGAAGGGCCGAGCGCCAGCGCCAGGCCGAGGCGTCCATTCAGGACGATCCCCTGATCCGGCAGTTGATTCAACAGTTCGCCGCGGTGATCCGCGACGGCACCATCGAACCCCTGAATACCTGA
- a CDS encoding YbaB/EbfC family nucleoid-associated protein, with protein MMKGGMAGLMKQAQLMQEKMQKMQEELANAEVTGQSGAGLVSVVMTGRHDVRRVTLDDSLMQEDKEVLEDLIAAAVNDAVRKIEQNNQEKMAGMTAGMGLPPGFKMPL; from the coding sequence ATGATGAAAGGTGGCATGGCCGGCCTGATGAAGCAGGCCCAGCTGATGCAGGAAAAGATGCAGAAGATGCAGGAAGAGCTGGCCAACGCCGAGGTGACCGGTCAGTCCGGGGCCGGCCTGGTGAGCGTGGTGATGACGGGGCGTCACGATGTCCGGCGCGTAACCCTGGACGATAGCCTGATGCAGGAGGACAAGGAGGTTCTCGAGGACCTGATCGCCGCTGCCGTCAACGATGCGGTACGCAAGATCGAGCAGAACAATCAGGAAAAGATGGCCGGGATGACCGCCGGCATGGGCTTGCCGCCCGGCTTCAAGATGCCGCTCTAA
- the recR gene encoding recombination mediator RecR, whose translation MSFSPLIRQLIDALRILPGVGQKTAQRMALHLLERDRSGGVRLAQTLTQALERVGHCRQCRTLSEDELCPQCADPHRDDSLLCVVQGPMDVFAIEQTGYRGRYFVLKGHLSPLDGLGPEAIGIPELLMRIELGVFAEVIIATNPTVEGEATAHYIAQMLASGGVMVSRIAHGVPLGGELELVDGGTLSHALAGRKPISL comes from the coding sequence ATGAGCTTCAGTCCGCTGATCCGACAACTCATCGACGCCCTGCGCATCCTTCCCGGTGTGGGGCAGAAAACCGCCCAGCGCATGGCCCTGCATCTGCTCGAGCGCGATCGCAGTGGCGGCGTGCGTCTGGCCCAGACGCTCACCCAGGCGCTCGAGCGTGTCGGTCACTGCCGACAGTGCCGTACCCTGAGCGAGGACGAACTCTGCCCGCAATGCGCCGATCCGCATCGCGACGATTCCCTGCTCTGTGTGGTGCAGGGACCGATGGACGTGTTCGCCATCGAGCAGACCGGTTATCGGGGCCGCTACTTCGTGCTCAAGGGGCATCTGTCTCCCCTGGATGGTCTCGGTCCGGAAGCCATCGGTATTCCCGAGCTGTTGATGCGGATCGAGCTGGGAGTCTTCGCAGAGGTGATCATCGCCACCAACCCGACGGTGGAGGGCGAGGCCACGGCCCATTATATCGCCCAGATGCTGGCGTCCGGAGGTGTCATGGTTTCCCGCATCGCCCATGGCGTGCCGCTGGGCGGCGAGCTGGAACTGGTGGATGGCGGCACTCTGAGTCACGCTCTGGCCGGACGCAAGCCGATCAGCCTGTGA
- a CDS encoding cyd operon YbgE family protein — protein sequence MRVRRVTSEKQLLQRRPLRILSLLLATPITLIFLIHPSLIVDPEAGYSHSMLMLVMLGISSGFIHGVGFDPRGLVWRILFHPVGGWVLMGLGYAILYQVQMG from the coding sequence ATGAGGGTCCGGCGGGTGACGAGTGAAAAGCAGCTCCTGCAGCGACGCCCGCTCCGCATCCTGTCGCTGCTTCTGGCCACGCCGATCACGCTGATATTTCTGATTCATCCATCGCTGATCGTCGATCCCGAGGCCGGGTACAGCCACAGCATGCTGATGCTGGTAATGCTGGGGATCTCCAGCGGCTTCATTCACGGTGTCGGCTTCGATCCGCGCGGCCTGGTCTGGCGCATCCTGTTCCACCCCGTGGGTGGCTGGGTGCTGATGGGGTTGGGTTACGCGATTCTGTACCAGGTGCAGATGGGTTGA
- the cydX gene encoding cytochrome bd-I oxidase subunit CydX, whose protein sequence is MWYFSWILGILLACGFGVINALWLETTMKMDEGPAGDE, encoded by the coding sequence ATGTGGTACTTCAGTTGGATTCTCGGCATCCTGCTGGCCTGTGGCTTCGGAGTCATCAACGCCCTGTGGCTGGAAACCACCATGAAAATGGATGAGGGTCCGGCGGGTGACGAGTGA
- the cydB gene encoding cytochrome d ubiquinol oxidase subunit II, with the protein MFDYETLKLIWWGLIGVLLIGFALTDGFDMGAMAIMPFVAKTDNERRVAINTIAPHWDGNQVWFITAGGALFAAWPLVYATAFSGMYWALLLVLFGLFCRPVGFDYRSKLENKKWRDIWDWALFAGGALPALLFGVAFGNLFLGLPFRFDETMRSHFEGSFFSLLHPFALLAGIVSLSMLSAHGGSWLMLRTEGELYERSCKATRLCALVFLGGFFICGIWLLLGIDGMNLVDNFDPNAALNPLTKQVTLDNSGWQANYVRYPLTQFAPLLGLVGGALALMGAQTKRNGMAFLGTSLAIVGAILTAGFALFPFVMPSAIDPVSSLTVWDAVSSHKTLGIMLIAAIIFVPIILGYTLWCYWRMWGKLNDQTIEANPHGLY; encoded by the coding sequence ATGTTTGATTACGAAACACTGAAATTGATCTGGTGGGGCTTGATCGGTGTGCTGCTGATCGGCTTCGCCCTGACCGATGGCTTCGACATGGGCGCGATGGCGATCATGCCCTTCGTCGCCAAGACCGACAACGAGCGCCGCGTCGCGATCAACACCATCGCCCCCCACTGGGACGGCAACCAGGTGTGGTTCATCACCGCCGGTGGCGCCCTGTTCGCCGCCTGGCCGCTGGTCTACGCCACGGCCTTCTCCGGCATGTACTGGGCCCTGCTGCTGGTGCTCTTCGGTCTGTTCTGCCGCCCGGTAGGCTTCGACTACCGCAGCAAGCTGGAAAACAAGAAGTGGCGCGACATCTGGGACTGGGCTCTGTTCGCCGGTGGCGCACTGCCCGCCCTGCTGTTCGGGGTAGCGTTCGGCAACCTGTTCCTGGGCCTGCCGTTCCGCTTCGACGAGACGATGCGCTCCCACTTCGAAGGCTCCTTCTTCTCCCTGCTGCACCCCTTCGCCCTGCTGGCCGGCATCGTGAGCCTGAGCATGCTCAGCGCCCACGGCGGTTCCTGGCTGATGCTGCGCACCGAAGGCGAACTGTACGAGCGCTCCTGCAAGGCTACCCGCCTGTGCGCGCTGGTGTTCCTGGGCGGCTTCTTCATCTGCGGCATCTGGCTGCTGCTGGGCATCGACGGCATGAATCTGGTCGACAACTTCGATCCCAACGCGGCTCTGAATCCGCTGACCAAGCAGGTCACCCTGGATAACAGCGGCTGGCAGGCCAACTATGTACGCTACCCCCTCACCCAGTTCGCTCCGCTGCTGGGCCTGGTTGGCGGCGCGCTGGCCCTGATGGGCGCGCAGACCAAGCGCAATGGCATGGCCTTCCTGGGCACCAGCCTGGCGATCGTCGGCGCCATCCTCACCGCAGGCTTCGCCCTGTTCCCGTTCGTGATGCCGTCGGCCATCGACCCGGTCTCCAGCCTGACCGTGTGGGATGCCGTGTCCAGCCACAAGACTCTGGGGATCATGCTGATCGCCGCGATCATCTTCGTGCCGATCATCCTGGGCTACACCCTGTGGTGCTACTGGCGCATGTGGGGCAAGCTGAACGACCAGACCATCGAGGCCAACCCTCACGGCCTGTACTGA